The Chryseolinea soli genome contains a region encoding:
- a CDS encoding ArsR/SmtB family transcription factor encodes MIMALNWKQVEKISKALGDSNRLKILQHISKKGGCGQCSEIQDVIDLTQPSISHHIKILVEAGLIEAEKEGRHHKYNLNEQLVKEYTNAVNALKSS; translated from the coding sequence ATGATCATGGCACTGAACTGGAAACAAGTAGAGAAAATCTCGAAGGCTTTGGGCGATTCCAATCGCCTGAAAATCCTGCAACACATCTCTAAAAAAGGTGGTTGCGGTCAATGTTCCGAAATACAGGACGTTATCGACCTCACACAGCCCTCCATTAGCCATCACATCAAAATATTGGTGGAAGCCGGCCTCATCGAAGCCGAAAAAGAGGGGAGACATCACAAATACAACCTGAACGAGCAATTGGTAAAAGAGTATACCAATGCCGTAAACGCGTTGAAATCAAGCTGA
- a CDS encoding ATP-binding cassette domain-containing protein, giving the protein MIEIKNADVVRSGLRLFRDFNWQINDGEHWVITGPNGSGKTVLLEMLAGMTHLPKGEIHCDFISGNSWDERHAERKRKIHYIPTHALQAFLNNNPNLFYQQRYYTMAPDDVVTVRQILGEGVEALSSLSMPANLSILHLLDVDVTRLSNGQLKKVLFHKSLIREIPRVLLLDYPFEGLDPGSRKDLCELIDFMANTYGIQMIMVDHYHRLPSVMNRRLVLEHFSIRKKETIAALPFDDLHPRPSVARETVAEGEPVIVITDLRIQYGQKVILEHFNWRVNKGERWALVGRNGAGKTTLFSMIFADHPMAYTQEIFLFGKRRGTGESIWDIKRRIAYLGPELINYLAPKTIAATGRDYIQNIHRKAEAQALNALIDYFQAASFIDNPVRFLSSGQLQMLLMISTFLTEKELILLDEPFQFLDLDQRARVTAYLQAHLHPETTLILITHDEQDIADWTSHTLRL; this is encoded by the coding sequence ATGATCGAAATAAAGAACGCAGACGTAGTGCGGTCGGGCTTGCGCCTGTTCCGGGATTTTAATTGGCAGATCAACGATGGCGAGCACTGGGTGATCACCGGCCCCAACGGCAGCGGCAAAACCGTGTTGTTGGAAATGCTGGCGGGTATGACCCATTTGCCAAAAGGAGAGATCCACTGCGATTTTATTTCCGGAAATTCTTGGGACGAACGCCATGCGGAACGCAAGCGCAAGATCCACTACATTCCCACGCATGCGCTACAGGCCTTTCTCAACAACAATCCCAACCTGTTCTACCAGCAGCGCTACTACACCATGGCTCCCGATGACGTCGTCACCGTGCGCCAGATCCTGGGAGAAGGTGTAGAGGCGTTGTCGTCGTTGTCCATGCCGGCGAACCTGTCGATCCTGCACTTGCTGGACGTGGATGTTACGCGGCTGTCGAACGGGCAGTTGAAAAAAGTTTTGTTTCATAAAAGTCTTATTCGCGAGATCCCACGCGTGTTGCTGCTGGACTATCCGTTTGAAGGGCTGGACCCGGGAAGCCGCAAAGACCTTTGTGAGTTGATCGACTTTATGGCGAACACCTATGGCATCCAAATGATCATGGTGGATCACTATCACCGTCTTCCCTCCGTGATGAACCGCAGGCTGGTGTTGGAGCATTTTTCCATCCGGAAAAAGGAAACGATCGCGGCGCTACCTTTTGATGATCTTCATCCCAGACCAAGTGTGGCCCGCGAAACCGTCGCGGAAGGAGAGCCGGTCATTGTCATCACCGACCTGAGGATTCAGTACGGGCAGAAAGTTATCCTGGAACATTTCAACTGGCGGGTGAACAAGGGTGAGCGTTGGGCGCTGGTGGGACGCAATGGCGCGGGCAAGACCACGTTGTTCAGCATGATCTTTGCCGACCATCCGATGGCCTACACGCAAGAGATCTTTTTGTTTGGTAAACGCCGGGGCACGGGCGAGTCGATCTGGGATATCAAGCGACGCATCGCCTACCTGGGGCCGGAATTGATCAACTACCTCGCACCAAAGACCATTGCCGCGACGGGGCGCGACTACATCCAGAACATTCACCGGAAAGCCGAAGCACAAGCCCTGAACGCGTTGATCGATTATTTTCAGGCCGCTTCTTTTATCGACAACCCCGTGCGGTTCCTGTCGTCGGGCCAGTTGCAAATGCTTCTAATGATCAGCACCTTTCTCACCGAAAAAGAATTGATCCTCCTGGACGAGCCCTTTCAGTTCCTGGACCTCGACCAACGCGCGCGGGTCACAGCCTATTTGCAGGCACACCTGCACCCAGAGACCACCCTGATCCTGATCACCCACGACGAACAAGACATTGCCGACTGGACATCGCACACCTTGCGGCTTTGA
- a CDS encoding TolB family protein, translating to MRSFILLLCILATSAVAAQERPVGIFQDYTDVGNPKLAGSTQYDEATQTYTLKGAGYNIWFARDEFQYAYKKLKGDFILTANFEFVGNGTDAHRKIGWMVRESKDDNAAHVTATNHGDGLTVLQWRLLKGAFMRDPEDEIFTTKKNYNIIQLERAGKKLTMRAAHRGEPLQVIGSVTMESMKDEVLAGLFISSHNPDVVEEARVWNVRIDQPVPETYNPGKEGWIGCRMEVMNVWDGKRKVIRESTGRFEAPNWMPGGQHLLFNENGSLYKMPITGGTPEKINTESINHNNNDHVISFDGKMIALSSHREGLPGGGSTVYVVPIGGGTPKQVTEKTPSYLHGWAPNGKELVFVGQRDGKVYDIYKISVNGGEEIKLTNNVGTHMDGPEYSPDGKYIYYNGNQSGTMQLWRMKPDGSAKEQLTFDEYNNWFPHISPDGKWIAFISFPPDIPVNDHPSYKRVMLRLMGVSGGAPRVIAYLYGGQGTINVPSWSPDSNSIAFVSNSGK from the coding sequence ATGAGATCTTTCATCCTTCTCCTTTGCATCCTGGCAACGAGTGCAGTCGCTGCCCAGGAGCGTCCGGTGGGCATCTTCCAGGACTACACCGACGTGGGCAATCCCAAGCTGGCCGGATCGACCCAATACGACGAGGCCACCCAGACCTACACGCTGAAAGGCGCGGGCTACAACATCTGGTTTGCCCGCGATGAATTTCAATACGCCTACAAAAAATTGAAAGGCGACTTCATCCTCACCGCCAACTTCGAGTTTGTGGGCAACGGCACCGACGCCCACCGCAAGATCGGCTGGATGGTCCGCGAATCGAAAGACGACAACGCCGCCCACGTCACGGCCACCAACCACGGTGATGGCCTCACCGTGTTGCAATGGCGTTTGCTGAAGGGCGCCTTTATGCGGGATCCGGAAGATGAAATATTTACGACCAAGAAAAACTACAACATCATTCAACTCGAGCGCGCCGGTAAAAAGCTCACCATGCGGGCAGCGCACCGCGGCGAGCCCCTGCAAGTGATCGGCTCCGTGACGATGGAGAGCATGAAGGACGAAGTGCTCGCCGGCTTATTTATCTCGTCGCACAATCCGGATGTGGTGGAGGAAGCCCGGGTATGGAATGTCCGCATCGATCAGCCTGTACCCGAAACCTACAACCCCGGCAAGGAAGGATGGATCGGCTGCCGCATGGAAGTGATGAACGTGTGGGACGGCAAGCGCAAAGTGATCCGCGAATCCACCGGCCGTTTTGAAGCACCCAACTGGATGCCTGGGGGCCAACACCTTTTGTTCAACGAGAACGGTTCGCTCTACAAAATGCCCATTACCGGGGGCACACCCGAAAAGATCAACACCGAATCCATCAACCACAACAACAACGACCACGTGATCTCTTTCGATGGGAAAATGATCGCGCTCAGTTCTCACCGCGAGGGATTGCCGGGTGGAGGCTCAACGGTATATGTCGTGCCCATTGGTGGCGGCACACCGAAACAAGTGACGGAGAAAACGCCTTCTTACCTGCACGGCTGGGCGCCGAATGGAAAAGAGCTCGTCTTCGTAGGCCAGCGCGATGGCAAAGTATACGACATCTACAAGATCTCGGTGAACGGCGGCGAAGAGATCAAACTCACCAACAACGTGGGCACGCACATGGATGGCCCCGAATATTCGCCCGACGGAAAATACATCTATTACAACGGCAATCAATCGGGCACCATGCAACTCTGGCGCATGAAACCCGATGGCTCGGCCAAAGAACAACTCACCTTCGACGAATACAACAACTGGTTCCCCCACATTTCGCCCGATGGAAAATGGATCGCTTTCATTTCTTTTCCCCCGGACATTCCCGTAAACGATCACCCGTCCTACAAGCGCGTGATGCTGCGGCTGATGGGCGTGTCGGGCGGTGCGCCGCGCGTGATCGCCTATTTGTATGGCGGTCAGGGAACGATCAATGTGCCGTCGTGGTCGCCGGATAGTAATTCGATTGCGTTCGTTAGTAATTCGGGAAAATAA
- a CDS encoding DEAD/DEAH box helicase, protein MSFEKLNLIEPLLRALKAEGYTTPTPIQEQSIPISLERRDLLACAQTGTGKTAAFTLPILQLLHQDELFVKGPAGIKALILTPTRELAIQIGESIAAYGKYLRIRHTVIFGGVPQRSQTDALRAGVEILVATPGRLLDLMDQRFVKLQNLKVLVLDEADRMLDMGFIHDVKKVIAKVPTQRQTLFFSATMPPEIAKLADTILTNPQRVEVTPVSSTANTIQQSVFFVEKRDKKKLLLHLLKDQTIATALVFARTKHGADRVAKDLNQAGVRAEAIHGNKSQGARQRALSNFKSQHTRVLVATDIAARGIDVDDLSTVINYELPNVPETYVHRIGRTGRAGASGVSYSFCDEEEKEYLSDIHKLIKKTIPVVEDHPYPLLHAGMPKTNAAPAQRQGNQGNQQRRQGPGGGNRSRRPGNQGHQARPGNARDGGRQGRSTDLPDLNPATDTPRTPRPENKGNAGRPENGRHTGGRPDNRNQGGRSENKNNGGRSGNGNASPGRHSGKPSSHSSGRPVNANPAKNMDQPAKSNPSDWSSLSDSQSDLDWGGGLRLSYE, encoded by the coding sequence ATGTCATTTGAAAAATTAAATCTCATTGAGCCCCTTTTGAGGGCTTTGAAAGCAGAAGGCTATACGACACCCACTCCTATTCAGGAGCAATCGATACCCATCTCCCTGGAACGACGCGATCTGCTTGCCTGCGCCCAAACCGGCACCGGCAAAACCGCAGCGTTCACGCTCCCTATTCTTCAATTGCTTCACCAGGACGAGCTCTTCGTAAAAGGCCCCGCCGGCATTAAAGCATTGATCCTTACGCCTACGCGCGAGCTGGCCATCCAGATCGGCGAAAGCATCGCCGCCTATGGCAAATACCTGCGCATCCGCCACACGGTCATCTTCGGTGGCGTGCCCCAACGTTCCCAAACCGACGCCTTGCGCGCCGGTGTGGAGATCCTGGTGGCTACCCCCGGCAGGTTGCTGGACCTCATGGACCAGCGCTTTGTGAAACTCCAAAACCTGAAGGTGCTGGTTTTGGATGAAGCCGACCGCATGCTGGACATGGGCTTTATCCACGACGTGAAGAAAGTGATCGCCAAGGTCCCCACCCAACGCCAAACGCTGTTCTTCTCGGCCACCATGCCCCCCGAAATCGCCAAGCTGGCCGACACCATCCTCACCAACCCGCAGCGCGTGGAGGTGACACCGGTATCGTCTACGGCCAATACCATTCAGCAATCGGTGTTCTTTGTGGAGAAGCGCGACAAAAAGAAATTGTTGCTTCACCTCTTAAAAGACCAGACCATTGCCACGGCCCTCGTGTTCGCGCGCACCAAACACGGTGCCGACCGCGTGGCCAAAGATCTGAATCAAGCCGGCGTCCGGGCAGAAGCCATACACGGAAACAAATCGCAGGGCGCACGCCAACGCGCGCTCAGCAACTTTAAGTCGCAGCACACGCGCGTACTCGTGGCCACCGACATCGCCGCCCGCGGCATTGACGTGGACGACCTGTCGACCGTGATCAACTACGAGTTGCCCAACGTTCCCGAAACCTATGTTCACCGCATAGGCCGCACGGGACGTGCCGGTGCGAGTGGTGTTTCGTATTCGTTCTGCGACGAAGAAGAGAAGGAATATCTTAGCGACATTCACAAGCTCATCAAGAAGACCATACCGGTGGTAGAGGATCATCCCTATCCCTTGCTGCATGCCGGCATGCCCAAGACGAACGCTGCTCCGGCACAACGTCAGGGTAACCAGGGCAATCAACAACGCCGTCAAGGTCCGGGTGGAGGCAATCGTTCACGCCGTCCGGGTAATCAAGGTCACCAGGCGCGTCCGGGCAACGCCCGGGATGGAGGTCGCCAGGGCCGGTCAACGGACCTTCCCGATCTGAACCCCGCGACGGACACCCCACGGACACCGCGTCCTGAAAACAAAGGCAACGCAGGTCGTCCGGAGAATGGCCGCCACACCGGTGGTCGCCCCGACAATAGAAATCAAGGCGGTCGTTCCGAAAATAAAAACAACGGCGGTCGCTCCGGGAATGGCAACGCCAGCCCTGGTCGTCATTCGGGAAAGCCAAGCAGTCATTCTTCCGGTCGTCCAGTCAATGCAAACCCGGCGAAGAATATGGATCAGCCTGCCAAGTCAAACCCATCGGATTGGTCAAGCCTTTCCGATAGCCAGTCCGATCTGGATTGGGGTGGAGGACTTCGCCTGAGCTACGAATAA
- a CDS encoding superoxide dismutase has protein sequence MAFTLPALPYAFNALEPHIDARTMEIHHGKHHNAYVTNLNAAVAGKPEESLSIEEICKNISKYPAAVRNNGGGHYNHSLFWTVLGPGAGGAPTGAVADAINGAFGTFDEFKTKFAAAGTGRFGSGWAWLVKDASGKLQITSTPNQDNPLMDVAEVKGTPVLGLDVWEHAYYLNYQNRRPDYITAFWNVVNWSEVAKRLAAAK, from the coding sequence ATGGCCTTTACCCTTCCCGCTCTTCCCTATGCGTTTAATGCATTGGAGCCGCATATCGACGCCCGTACCATGGAAATTCACCATGGCAAACACCATAACGCTTATGTCACCAACCTGAACGCTGCCGTCGCCGGCAAGCCCGAAGAGAGCCTGAGCATCGAAGAGATCTGCAAAAATATTTCCAAATACCCCGCAGCCGTTCGCAACAACGGCGGTGGTCACTATAACCACAGCCTGTTCTGGACCGTACTGGGTCCCGGTGCTGGTGGTGCGCCTACCGGTGCAGTGGCCGACGCCATCAACGGTGCCTTTGGAACGTTCGACGAGTTCAAAACCAAATTCGCTGCTGCCGGCACTGGCCGCTTCGGTTCTGGCTGGGCTTGGCTCGTAAAAGACGCCAGCGGCAAACTGCAAATCACCTCCACCCCGAACCAGGACAATCCCCTGATGGACGTTGCCGAAGTGAAAGGCACCCCTGTCCTTGGCTTGGATGTATGGGAACACGCTTACTACCTGAACTATCAAAACCGCAGACCCGACTACATCACCGCTTTCTGGAACGTGGTGAACTGGAGCGAAGTGGCAAAACGCCTCGCTGCTGCGAAATAA
- a CDS encoding DUF3127 domain-containing protein: MEVKGRVAQLLPLTTGMGKKGPWKKQEFILETPGQYPKKICLSIWGDKVDQYNLAVGELISVAVDLESREYNGRWYTEARAWKIEKTSGGGTPPPPDEEPFMASNTATDDLPF; the protein is encoded by the coding sequence ATGGAAGTAAAAGGAAGAGTAGCACAATTGCTGCCGTTGACAACCGGGATGGGAAAAAAAGGTCCCTGGAAAAAGCAGGAATTCATCTTGGAAACCCCGGGACAATATCCCAAAAAGATCTGCTTGTCCATCTGGGGCGATAAAGTGGATCAATACAACCTTGCCGTAGGCGAACTCATTAGCGTGGCCGTGGACCTGGAAAGCCGCGAATACAACGGCCGCTGGTACACCGAGGCCCGCGCCTGGAAGATCGAGAAGACCAGCGGTGGCGGAACACCTCCTCCTCCCGACGAAGAGCCGTTCATGGCGTCGAACACGGCTACGGACGACCTGCCTTTTTAA
- a CDS encoding nucleoside deaminase, whose translation MELFTDEYFMREALKEADKALAINEVPVGAVVVCKNRIIARAHNQTEKLTDATAHAEMLATTAAANYLGSKYLSECTLYVTLEPCVMCAGALHWVQLQKLVYGASDVQRGYSLVSTPLLHPRTTVEKGMKAEECKKLIDTFFARIRKAGER comes from the coding sequence ATGGAGCTTTTTACGGACGAATACTTCATGCGCGAAGCCCTAAAAGAAGCCGACAAGGCGTTAGCGATCAATGAAGTGCCCGTGGGCGCGGTGGTGGTTTGCAAAAACCGGATCATTGCCCGGGCCCACAATCAAACCGAAAAGCTCACGGATGCCACCGCCCACGCCGAGATGTTGGCGACGACCGCGGCGGCAAACTATTTAGGTTCGAAATACCTCAGTGAATGTACCCTCTACGTCACGTTAGAACCTTGTGTGATGTGTGCCGGAGCCCTGCACTGGGTGCAGTTGCAGAAATTGGTCTACGGCGCATCCGACGTGCAACGCGGCTACAGCCTGGTGAGCACACCGCTGTTGCATCCGCGCACCACGGTGGAAAAAGGCATGAAAGCCGAGGAGTGCAAGAAACTGATCGACACGTTCTTTGCGCGTATACGCAAAGCGGGAGAACGGTGA
- the aspS gene encoding aspartate--tRNA ligase, with the protein MLRTHTCGELRLSDANKHVTLAGWVQRVRDKGSVLWIDLRDRYGITQLIFEEGKSAADLVEKGRSLGREFVVQVEGVVTERLSKNDKIATGEIEVKVTAINILNAAKLPPFTIEDDTDGGDELRMKYRYLDLRRNPVRESLQLRHKMAQQTRTYLDGQNFIEVETPVLIKSTPEGARDFVVPSRVHHGEFYALPQSPQTFKQLLMVSGFDRYYQIVKCFRDEDLRADRQPEFTQIDCEMAFITQEDILNMFEGLVRHLFKHVKGIDMPSVPRMNYDEAMKRYGSDKPDTRFAMEFVEITELTKGKNFPVFESAELVVGINATGCSEYSRKQIDELTEFVKRPQIGAKGLVYVQYRTDSTVKSSIDKFYTPEELKTWVDKFNAKPGDLILLMAGETYTTRKQLNELRLLMGDKLGLRDKQKFSALWVVDFPLLEWSEETKRYHAMHHPFTSPKPEDIKLLDTDPGKVRANAYDMVINGTEVGGGSIRIHDRPTQQMMFSHLGFSEEEAKKQFGFLMDAFEFGAPPHGGIAFGFDRLCSIFGGADSIRDFIAFPKNNAGRDVMIDTPSTISEEQMKELALLTRK; encoded by the coding sequence ATGTTACGGACTCATACTTGCGGTGAATTGAGGTTATCAGACGCAAATAAACACGTTACCCTGGCGGGCTGGGTACAGCGCGTACGCGACAAGGGGAGTGTTTTGTGGATCGACCTCCGCGACCGCTACGGTATTACCCAATTGATCTTTGAAGAAGGCAAAAGCGCCGCCGATCTGGTGGAAAAAGGCCGCAGCCTCGGCCGTGAGTTTGTGGTACAGGTAGAGGGCGTCGTCACCGAGCGCCTTTCCAAAAACGACAAGATCGCCACAGGCGAGATCGAAGTGAAAGTGACGGCCATCAACATCCTCAACGCCGCCAAACTTCCCCCCTTCACCATTGAAGACGACACCGATGGCGGCGACGAGCTGCGCATGAAATACCGCTACCTCGATTTGCGCCGTAACCCCGTGCGCGAAAGCCTCCAGCTCCGCCACAAGATGGCCCAGCAAACCCGTACCTACCTCGATGGACAGAACTTCATCGAAGTGGAAACGCCCGTGCTCATCAAGTCCACGCCCGAAGGCGCGCGCGACTTTGTGGTGCCTTCGCGCGTGCATCACGGCGAATTCTATGCATTGCCCCAATCGCCCCAGACGTTTAAACAATTGTTGATGGTTTCCGGCTTCGACCGTTACTATCAGATCGTAAAATGTTTTCGCGACGAAGACCTGCGCGCAGACCGTCAACCGGAATTCACGCAGATCGACTGCGAGATGGCCTTCATCACGCAAGAAGATATTCTCAACATGTTCGAGGGCCTCGTGCGCCATCTCTTCAAGCATGTGAAAGGGATCGACATGCCGTCGGTGCCGCGCATGAACTATGACGAAGCCATGAAACGCTACGGTTCCGACAAGCCCGACACACGCTTCGCCATGGAGTTTGTGGAGATCACCGAACTGACCAAAGGCAAAAATTTCCCCGTGTTCGAAAGCGCCGAATTGGTCGTCGGCATCAATGCCACGGGATGTTCCGAATATTCGCGCAAGCAAATCGACGAGCTGACAGAATTTGTAAAGCGCCCGCAGATCGGAGCAAAAGGTTTGGTGTATGTACAATACCGCACCGATAGCACCGTCAAATCTTCGATAGATAAATTTTATACGCCGGAAGAACTGAAGACGTGGGTTGACAAATTCAACGCCAAGCCCGGAGACCTTATCCTCTTGATGGCCGGCGAGACCTACACCACCCGCAAGCAACTGAATGAGCTGCGCTTGTTGATGGGCGACAAACTGGGGCTGCGTGACAAACAAAAATTCTCTGCACTGTGGGTAGTCGACTTCCCGCTGCTGGAGTGGAGCGAAGAAACGAAGCGCTACCACGCCATGCACCACCCGTTCACATCGCCGAAACCCGAAGACATCAAGTTGCTGGACACCGATCCCGGCAAAGTGCGCGCCAATGCCTATGACATGGTGATCAACGGCACGGAAGTTGGAGGCGGTTCCATCCGGATCCACGACCGGCCTACCCAACAAATGATGTTCAGCCACCTGGGCTTTTCGGAAGAAGAGGCCAAGAAACAATTCGGTTTTCTTATGGACGCTTTCGAATTCGGCGCACCTCCACACGGTGGCATCGCGTTTGGCTTCGACCGGCTGTGCTCCATCTTTGGTGGTGCCGATTCCATCCGCGACTTCATCGCGTTCCCCAAGAACAACGCGGGCCGCGATGTGATGATCGACACGCCGTCGACGATTTCCGAAGAGCAGATGAAGGAACTGGCCTTGCTGACACGGAAGTAA
- a CDS encoding c-type cytochrome has translation MNTFRRAFVGGGVVALTILSGAMLSSFRESEPAAENTAPVVRMTLPAANAKFQWNAMVNYTIHVNDKEDGNSEYDEIAPHEVLLQVLFLSDSAQLQAYRSERSKTEPEPEALLTMTTLPCFNCHTANDKLIGPSFQQIAAKYPYSASMEDALSKKIIGGSLGTWGNIPMPPHPEVQAVQAKEIARWILKSNKDADHFYLTGISGAFKTRMKPVKDAGKGVYLLRASYTDHGLKDNPQQRKRGQYTLMLKN, from the coding sequence ATGAATACGTTTCGAAGAGCCTTTGTGGGCGGTGGCGTGGTTGCCTTAACGATTCTGTCGGGCGCAATGCTTTCTTCTTTCCGCGAAAGCGAACCCGCTGCCGAGAATACCGCGCCGGTAGTGCGCATGACACTCCCCGCCGCCAACGCAAAATTCCAGTGGAATGCGATGGTCAACTACACGATCCATGTCAACGACAAAGAGGACGGCAATTCGGAATATGATGAGATCGCTCCCCATGAAGTGTTGTTGCAGGTTCTATTCCTTTCCGACTCAGCACAACTCCAGGCCTACCGTTCGGAACGATCCAAGACGGAACCCGAGCCGGAAGCGCTGCTAACCATGACCACCCTCCCGTGCTTCAATTGTCATACGGCCAACGACAAATTGATCGGCCCGTCGTTCCAACAAATTGCTGCCAAGTATCCATACAGTGCAAGTATGGAAGACGCGCTGTCGAAGAAAATAATCGGCGGTTCGCTGGGCACGTGGGGAAACATTCCCATGCCGCCGCATCCCGAGGTGCAGGCTGTGCAGGCGAAAGAGATCGCGCGATGGATTTTGAAAAGCAACAAGGATGCTGATCATTTTTATTTGACGGGCATCAGCGGCGCATTCAAAACGAGGATGAAGCCGGTGAAAGATGCGGGCAAAGGCGTTTATCTTTTGCGGGCCAGCTATACCGACCACGGACTGAAGGATAATCCACAACAACGCAAACGGGGGCAGTATACCCTCATGCTGAAGAATTGA
- a CDS encoding flavin monoamine oxidase family protein, which produces MSTFKRRDFLKNSMMAGMGVSVVDPKSWLEDGLKADPEKMEIASSANPKKVIVGGGGLAGLCTAYELTRRGHDVVVMEASGRHGGHVFTVHDGLSDGLYGDGGMEHICKPGYDRYWGYIQEFGLTALPYPRRKNLLRRIDDKFYTEEMLADPVVLKKFGFNDREVKFLSQNPWWDLESLYVKPYLDKFKDEYQPFGVGYDNMDSTPMAELYKKDGASATALKFLGGADYSVQFELWRAAILHLRGVPLAPPEVFRLKGGNQMLPNAFAKRLGSKVWLNTPILSIKHGDSGVTVTYKQLNEQKEMQADYFVNCIPPPAFKNIPVTPGFSPEKQFVLDNLVYDSYQRFVFQASSKFWLDDKLSINMELDLPDLWSVWQSADEVETHRVVILGTGPGGVSPQRALAAFRSVYPGKHDTIEFATSRDWTKETYASTCERTPFGIGTLKKFWPEVMKPFGRIYFAGAYADNLNWGTEAATRSANRVAQEIDKA; this is translated from the coding sequence ATGAGCACCTTTAAACGAAGAGACTTCCTGAAGAATAGCATGATGGCCGGCATGGGCGTGTCCGTTGTAGATCCAAAATCATGGTTGGAAGACGGTCTGAAGGCAGACCCGGAAAAAATGGAAATCGCCTCTTCGGCCAACCCTAAAAAAGTGATCGTTGGGGGTGGGGGACTGGCAGGGCTTTGCACCGCCTATGAGCTCACGCGCCGGGGTCACGACGTAGTGGTCATGGAAGCCAGCGGTCGCCATGGCGGCCACGTGTTCACCGTACACGACGGTCTCTCTGATGGTCTATACGGCGACGGTGGCATGGAACATATTTGCAAACCAGGCTATGACCGTTACTGGGGATACATCCAGGAATTCGGACTCACCGCGTTGCCCTATCCCCGCCGCAAGAACCTGCTGCGCCGCATCGACGACAAGTTCTACACGGAAGAAATGCTGGCGGACCCGGTGGTGCTCAAAAAATTTGGGTTCAACGATCGCGAAGTAAAATTTCTCTCGCAAAACCCGTGGTGGGATCTGGAGTCGCTCTATGTGAAACCCTACCTCGATAAATTCAAAGACGAATATCAACCGTTTGGTGTAGGCTACGATAACATGGATAGTACACCCATGGCCGAATTATACAAGAAGGATGGCGCCTCCGCCACCGCCTTGAAGTTTTTGGGAGGCGCCGACTATTCCGTGCAATTTGAATTGTGGCGCGCGGCGATTCTCCATCTCCGCGGTGTGCCCCTGGCGCCGCCGGAAGTGTTCCGATTAAAGGGAGGCAATCAAATGCTGCCCAACGCGTTCGCGAAGCGCCTCGGCTCGAAAGTGTGGCTCAACACCCCGATCCTTTCCATCAAGCACGGCGACAGCGGCGTGACCGTTACCTACAAACAATTAAACGAACAAAAAGAAATGCAGGCCGACTACTTCGTGAACTGCATCCCACCGCCGGCATTCAAGAACATTCCCGTCACGCCAGGCTTCTCGCCGGAGAAACAATTCGTGCTCGACAACCTTGTCTACGATTCCTACCAACGCTTCGTGTTCCAGGCGTCGTCCAAATTCTGGCTGGACGACAAGCTGAGCATCAACATGGAACTCGACCTGCCCGATCTCTGGTCGGTGTGGCAATCGGCCGATGAAGTCGAAACGCATCGCGTGGTCATTCTGGGCACAGGTCCTGGAGGTGTTTCGCCGCAGCGGGCTTTGGCGGCCTTTCGCTCGGTCTATCCCGGCAAGCACGACACCATCGAATTCGCCACCAGCCGCGATTGGACCAAGGAGACCTATGCCTCCACGTGTGAACGGACACCCTTTGGCATCGGCACGCTGAAAAAATTCTGGCCCGAGGTGATGAAGCCTTTTGGTCGCATTTACTTTGCCGGCGCCTATGCCGACAACCTGAACTGGGGCACCGAGGCGGCTACACGCTCGGCCAACCGCGTGGCCCAGGAAATCGACAAAGCCTGA